The DNA region AGATTTAACTACCAATCGCATAAAATGAAACTAAAAACATCAAGTCCGATTGCGTCTTAACCATTGCACCAGTGATCAGAATGCGATGATGGCACCGCTGAAGAATCAGCAAGCAGCATCCATGACCCTGCCGCATTTCGCGCAGAAGATCATGACTATTTAAGTCTGGGCCGTCGCGTATTCATGCAAGACTCATGATTCAGACCGTCACGGTCTTGAACATGACTGAAATAGTCACAATGCGCCTGGATGAGATGGGCTGCGCGGCTCGTATTGCGACTGCCTGTTAATCCGTGATCGAACCGTTTTCTTGCGCCAGGCGCACGTATTCCGAGAGCGGGCGCACCGCCTGGAAATAGCGGTCGCGCATCACGGGCTGCTTGCGTGGGCCGACGATGGAGGCCAAGGCGGAAAGCTGCACAGTGCCCAGCGCCGGCATGCCTATCCCCAGGTCGATCAGCCCATACGCCGTGTCGCCATCAGCCGGATCGAGTGCGGTCAGCAGCCAGGTCGCATGCGCGTCCGGCGTGAAAAGCCGCACGACCGGCGGCGGGTCGATACGCTGGCCCGCAGCGCGGGCCTGCCCGTGAGCGAGCAGTTGTGCGCGTTCGTCGTCGGTGATGAGTGAAAGGTTCACGTGTTCTCTGCCAAAACGTAAAACCGCTGATCTGCCTTTGTGCATTTGTGCGAAGACCCGAAAGCGGTTTGTCTCGAATCCGTAAAAGCGGGCAATCGTAATGCCGATTGTGCGCAAGCCCTGAAAAGCACGCTTGCGCATCTGCGCTTTAAAAGGAATCCACCTTGACGGGTTTGCGTCATTACACAAGAAAAAGCTGAAATCTGGATGAATGAGTTAAAGATAACGTGGTTTTAATTGTGCCGCCAAACGACGCTTGTGTCTATGCAAAAGCGTCCCATCCAGCGCGGCCGGCCACCCGGCGCCACTACCTATGATGCCGAACTGGCGCACGCCTTCGGTACAGCGGTGCGTGCGCTGCGCACGGAACGCGGCATCGCCCAGGAAATGCTGGCGAACCTCGCCAATGTTGAACGCTCCCATCTGGGCAAGATCGAGCGCGGCGAACACACGCCCACCCTGGCGATTATCTTCAAGATCGCCGGCGCGCTGGAATGCAGCACGGCCGTGCTCATGACCCGGACAGAAGCCCAGCTTGCCCAAGGCAAGGTCTCAGAATAAAGGTCTGGGGCGGCTGTGCCGCCATGGGCTGTTAGGTGAACAGGCGCCCCGCCGAAAGGCGGGGCGCGGTGGTTTAAGCCGCCTGCGGCTTGCTGCGCGACCACAGCAGATCATGCGTGCCGTCCTCGTCTTCGATCAGGCGGGCATAGACCGTGGCCGGGAACGTGGGGTCGTCCAGGGTGACGGACAGGTATTCCCGCCCGGCCTCGCTGGTTTTCTTCCACGCCGCGCCGATGTCATGACTCGCCGCCTGCAAGCGGAAGTCGGGGGCTTTGTCGTTTTCGCCCTTGTCGTTGGCAACCAGCTTGACCTTGACATTGAGCGTCAGGGTGCGCAGGGTGCCGGTGTAGCCATCTTTGTCTGCGGTGAAGGTGCCGATGTTAGCCATGATGATTCTCCTTTCAGGAATTCAAGGTCGCGCCAGTGCGTCCTTGTTGTGATCCGGTCGGCGGGGGTGGGCGGGCCGCACCGCGCCAGCGGCC from Pollutimonas thiosulfatoxidans includes:
- a CDS encoding DUF736 domain-containing protein, coding for MANIGTFTADKDGYTGTLRTLTLNVKVKLVANDKGENDKAPDFRLQAASHDIGAAWKKTSEAGREYLSVTLDDPTFPATVYARLIEDEDGTHDLLWSRSKPQAA
- a CDS encoding helix-turn-helix domain-containing protein, whose product is MQKRPIQRGRPPGATTYDAELAHAFGTAVRALRTERGIAQEMLANLANVERSHLGKIERGEHTPTLAIIFKIAGALECSTAVLMTRTEAQLAQGKVSE
- a CDS encoding DUF2958 domain-containing protein; protein product: MNLSLITDDERAQLLAHGQARAAGQRIDPPPVVRLFTPDAHATWLLTALDPADGDTAYGLIDLGIGMPALGTVQLSALASIVGPRKQPVMRDRYFQAVRPLSEYVRLAQENGSITD